One segment of Solanum stenotomum isolate F172 chromosome 1, ASM1918654v1, whole genome shotgun sequence DNA contains the following:
- the LOC125852610 gene encoding receptor like protein 22-like, with product MRSEMFSQLFLILLLSICCKMSDVVAANSSKCLEDQKKLLLQLRNNLTYDSEISTKLVKWNQRIDCCQWEGVTCNGEGQVIGLDLSAESFSGSINLLANLKFLSIVRLDGNNLSAPIPEFFAELTNLTVLSLSSCNLIGEAPQKIFQVPTLQTIDLSVNEMLGGSLPEFPSKGSLQNLVLSDTKFSGSLPESIGNLRKLSHVELRACNFTGPIPSSMENLTQLVLLDFELNSFTGSFPSFKLSKNLTDIYSARNRLTGISSDWQGIENLKYLDLSNNSISGLIPESLFYLPSLSALFLSNNKFSGQITELQNVISPLESLELSSNKLEGPIPEFLFELHDLYGLSLSFNKFNGTVQLKKFTNLNKLVSLDLSHNSLSVDTTISESDLALLPQLNSFMLASCNLQNISFLKNQSKLSMLDLSNNQLTGEIPNWLVEINDGLLRFLNLSFNQFTRLQEPYTIGFLMNFLDLHSNLLTGVIPLPPRAAAYIDFSDNNFSSFPPDFGKYLVTARFLSIANNKVISSIPSSICNSSYLEVLELSNNSLNGIIPSCLAEKSSTLKVLNLGKNNLIGNIPEKFSYNCELQSLDLSQNHLTGVLPRSLSNCTKLKVLNIGNNKIKDTFPCWLRNMSDLRVLVLRYNGFHGNIDCSCVNSNWTALQIMDLASNNLGGVLPPGSFLELKAMMADPSLTHSRSDILHFESSIRPIYYQDRVTLSLKGQDVTQTKIFIFFTSIDFSSNNFVGNIPEIVGDLRSLYLLNISHNNLTGQIPPAIGNLKQLESLDLSFNKLGGNIPEKLASLTFLSFLNLSSNELVGMIPRGNQIQTFGESSFEGNKGLCGFPLNRTCKNNSADAPSEPEVEEEEFISMTEIYVSAMLGFVVGIGIIFLPLLFSKRWNQSYNRIINRLILRIFQQQDQERKTSSSSVASWKKAAGKSRGSH from the coding sequence ATGAGAAGTGAAATGTTTTCCCAGCTTTTCTTGATCCTATTACTCTCCATCTGCTGTAAAATGAGTGATGTAGTGGCAGCTAATTCCAGTAAATGTCTTGAGGATCAGAAGAAGTTACTGCTGCAGCTGAGAAATAACCTTACTTATGATTCTGAAATATCTACCAAGCTAGTGAAGTGGAACCAGCGGATTGACTGCTGTCAATGGGAGGGTGTCACTTGCAACGGTGAAGGCCAAGTTATTGGTCTTGACCTTAGCGCTGAATCATTCTCGGGCAGTATCAATCTGTTAGCTAATCTTAAGTTTCTCTCTATTGTCCGTCTTGATGGGAACAATTTATCTGCACCAATTCCAGAATTCTTTGCAGAATTAACCAATTTAACTGTCTTGAGTCTGAGTTCCTGCAACTTGATAGGAGAGGCACCTCAGAAAATATTCCAGGTACCAACTCTGCAAACAATTGACTTATCAGTAAATGAGATGCTTGGGGGTTCTTTACCTGAATTTCCTTCAAAAGGATCTCTACAAAACCTGGTTCTTAGTGATACCAAATTTTCAGGAAGTTTACCCGAGTCCATAGGGAACCTTAGGAAGTTGTCGCATGTTGAACTTAGAGCTTGTAATTTTACAGGTCCAATTCCATCTTCTATGGAAAATCTAACCCAGCTCGTTCTTCTGGATTTCGAGTTGAATAGCTTCACGGGTTCATTTCCATCTTTTAAGCTGTCCAAAAATCTCACTGATATATACTCTGCTAGAAATAGATTGACAGGTATATCATCCGACTGGCAAGGCATTGAGAATCTTAAGTATCTTGACTTGAGTAACAATTCAATTTCTGGGCTCATTCCAGAATCATTGTTTTACCTACCCTCACTTTCAGCTTTATTTCTGTCCAACAACAAGTTTTCTGGCCAAATAACTGAATTACAAAATGTGATTTCTCCACTAGAAAGTCTTGAGTTGAGTTCCAACAAATTGGAAGGGCCAATACCTGAGTTTTTATTTGAGCTGCATGATCTTTACGGTCTTTCACTTTCATTCAACAAGTTTAACGGTACTGTGCAGTTGAAGAAGTTTACAAACCTCAATAAACTTGTAAGTCTTGATCTGTCCCACAACAGTTTATCAGTTGACACAACTATAAGTGAATCGGACCTTGCCTTGCTACCCCAGCTGAATAGTTTCATGTTAGCATCATGCAATCTGCAGAATATTTCCTTCCTCAAGAACCAATCAAAGTTGTCGATGTTAGATCTCTCAAACAACCAGCTTACTGGTGAAATACCAAACTGGTTGGTGGAAATCAATGACGGACTTCTCCGTTTTCTGAATCTTTCTTTCAATCAATTTACGCGCCTTCAAGAACCTTATACAATTGGCTTTCTCATGAATTTCCTTGAtctgcattcaaatctgctcaCTGGGGTTATTCCATTACCACCACGTGCAGCTGCTTATATCGACTTCTCAGAcaataatttttcttcttttccaccTGACTTTGGCAAGTATCTAGTAACTGCTCGGTTCCTCTCAATTGCAAACAACAAAGTTATCAGTAGTATCCCTTCTTCGATATGCAACTCCAGCTATCTTGAAGTACTGGAGTTGTCAAACAACAGTTTGAATGGCATAATACCATCATGTTTAGCAGAAAAGAGCAGCACACTGAAAGTACTGAACCTGGGAAAGAACAATCTCATAGGAAATATACCTGAAAAGTTTTCTTATAATTGTGAGTTACAGAGCCTTGACCTCAGTCAGAATCACTTAACAGGTGTGCTTCCTCGTTCTTTGTCCAACTGCACAAAGTTAAAGGTATTAAATATTGGAAACAACAAGATCAAGGATACTTTCCCCTGCTGGTTGAGGAACATGTCAGATCTTCGTGTACTTGTATTACGCTACAATGGTTTCCATGGGAACATTGATTGCTCATGTGTGAATTCCAACTGGACCGCACTTCAAATCATGGACCTAGCTTCCAACAATTTAGGGGGTGTTCTTCCACCAGGTTCATTCTTGGAGCTAAAAGCAATGATGGCTGACCCATCTTTAACACATTCACGCTCTGATATCTTGCATTTTGAGTCTTCTATTAGGCCAATATATTATCAGGACAGAGTCACTCTTTCTCTTAAAGGACAAGATGTTACACAGACAAAGATCTTTATCTTCTTCACCTCCATTGACTTTTCAAGTAACAATTTTGTGGGGAACATACCAGAGATAGTTGGAGATCTCAGATCACTTTATCTTCTCAATATTTCACACAACAATCTCACGGGTCAAATACCTCCAGCAATTGGAAATTTGAAGCAATTAGAATCACTGGACCTCTCATTCAACAAGTTAGGTGGCAATATCCCAGAAAAGCTTGCTAGCCTCacatttctttccttcttaAATTTATCATCTAATGAATTGGTCGGAATGATTCCACGAggcaaccaaattcaaacatttgGAGAAAGTTCTTTTGAAGGAAACAAGGGGCTATGTGGGTTTCCGCTGAACAGAACTTGCAAGAATAATTCAGCAGATGCACCTTCTGAGCCAGAAGTTGAAGAGGAAGAATTCATTTCAATGACGGAGATTTATGTAAGTGCTATGTTGGGATTTGTTGTTGGTATTGGGATCATCTTCCTACCACTTCTGTTCTCAAAAAGATGGAACCAGTCGTACAACAGAATAATTAACAGATTAATTTTAAGGATATTTCAGCAGCAAGATCAAGAAAGGAAAACTAGTAGCAGTAGTGTAGCATCTTGGAAAAAGGCAGCAGGGAAATCAAGAGGCAGCCATTAA
- the LOC125877593 gene encoding kinesin-like protein KIN-1 translates to MSTMKVCVLFRPLNPKELSEFGDAVSVQGINSESFIVKDEKEQEFDFTFDRVFYQGSEQADIYEFLALPIVQGALDAINGTIITYGQTGAGKTYSMEGPSIVDCESKKKGLLQRVVDGLFEAIMNSEKPSKYTIKLSMVEIYMEKVRDLFDLSKDNIQIKESKVHGIVLNGVTEVAIANSAEALQSLSSGIANRAVGETQMNMSSSRSHCLYIFTVHQDLTKDKRTKFGKLILVDLAGSEKVEKTGAEGKILEEAKTINQSLTALGKVINAMTSSTPGKPTHIPYRDSKLTRILQDALGGCSQTALLCCCSPSPSNSSESLSALRFGARAKHVKASVHVSCKEDLDNTKDATVYTYVDESRERILAKLRERMTADDVQLLENLFVLEGIFFDPNSIDEIEAAYEDVTSRTISSLHKAVEELSTGVEKMKREIVALKSSLKVSEEFYQHQLERRSLCFIL, encoded by the exons ATGTCTACTATGAAAGTTTGCGTGCTATTCAGACCTCTGAATCCGAAGGAACTATCTGAGTTCGGCGATGCTGTCTCTGTTCAAGGAATTAACTCTGAGTCCTTCATAGTCAAG GATGAAAAGGAACAGGAATTTGATTTTACCTTCGACAGAGTTTTCTATCAAGGATCTGAACAAGCTGATATATATGAATTTCTAGCTCTGCCTATAGTCCAAG GTGCCCTAGATGCAATAAACGGTACAATTATCACTTATGGACAG ACAGGAGCAGGAAAGACATATAGCATGGAG GGACCAAGTATTGTAGATTGTGAAAGCAAGAAGAAAGGCCTATTGCAGAGAGTGGTGGATGGGCTTTTTGAGGCCATAATGAATTCAGAGAAACCTAGCAAATACACAATCAAATTATCAATG GTAGAGATTTACATGGAGAAAGTAAG AGATCTCTTTGATTTATCGAAGgacaatatacaaataaaagagagtAAAGTTCATGGAATTGTTCTAAATGGAGTAACAGAA GTAGCTATAGCCAACTCTGCAGAAGCATTGCAAAGCTTGTCT AGTGGGATAGCTAATAGAGCAGTCGGAGAAACAC AAATGAATATGTCGAGCAGCAGAAGCCATTGCCTCTACATATTTACTGTCCACCAAGATCTTACAAAGGATAAAAG GACCAAATTTGGAAAGCTGATACTCGTAGACTTGGCGGGGTCAGAAAAAGTTGAGAAGACTGGAGCTGAAGGTAAAATTCTTGAAGAAGCAAAGACCATCAATCAGTCCCTCACAGCACTTGGGAAAGTGATAAATGCTATGACTAGCAGCACTCCAGGAAAACCAACTCATATTCCTTATCGTGATTCTAAGCTCACTCGGATCCTACAAGATGCTCTT GGTGGATGCTCTCAGACTGCATTACTTTGCTGTTGCTCTCCAAGCCCTTCCAATTCTTCAGAGAGCCTCTCCGCCCTGCGATTTGGTGCTAG AGCGAAGCATGTAAAGGCATCAGTACATGTTAGTTGCAAGGAAGATCTAGACAATACCAAGGATGCCACGGTCTATACTTATGTAGACGAGTCCAGGGAGAGAATATTGGCCAAG CTGAGAGAGAGAATGACTGCCGATGATGTTCAATTGCTTGAGAACTTATTTGTACTGGAGGGAATTTTCTTTGATCCCAATTCAATTGACGAGATAGAAGCCGCATATGAAGATGTTACATCAAGGACAATCTCATCATTGCATAAAGCCGTGGAAGAGCTGAGTACTGGTGTAGAGAAG ATGAAAAGGGAGATTGTCGCTCTTAAGTCCAGCTTGAAAGTTTCTGAAGAGTTTTATCAACATCAACTCGAAAGAAGGTCGCTCTGCTTCATTCTCTGA